The Papaver somniferum cultivar HN1 chromosome 3, ASM357369v1, whole genome shotgun sequence genome includes a region encoding these proteins:
- the LOC113359587 gene encoding protein bfr2-like: MASFSNPNPAVPANFDKYNLAKSQVFLLEMNELMKLRDEVQGEINRHAWEAAQHQRKEEEKKRRENEETKSLFAAWVPKHFARVDRKEDERSLKHQKGPKYGSSTESDSEEGSDDGFEYPLEEVNTSEEDSDAAEDMKRMERYFDWKLRRRFNYEHDNPKIFARTMREGEPNDDERAPSRIFPITTRGEESSDDGEELPDVASDEDDNEEDSDESTSSGDGGTSSDSSGSSYSAQYEEDEGWSYDEEDF; the protein is encoded by the coding sequence ATGGCCAGTTTCAGTAACCCCAATCCGGCAGTTCCTGCCAATTTCGATAAGTACAACCTAGCCAAAAGTCAAGTTTTCTTGCTAGAAATGAATGAATTAATGAAGTTGAGGGATGAGGTTCAGGGAGAGATAAATAGACATGCATGGGAAGCAGCTCAACATCAGAgaaaagaggaagagaagaagaggagagaaaatgaagaaactaaaTCTCTTTTTGCTGCTTGGGTGCCGAAACATTTTGCACGAGTTGATCGGAAAGAAGATGAGAGATCTTTGAAGCACCAGAAAGGTCCAAAGTATGGAAGTTCAACTGAGAGTGATTCAGAGGAAGGCAGTGATGATGGATTTGAGTACCCATTGGAGGAAGTAAACACCAGTGAAGAGGATTCTGATGCTGCTGAGGACATGAAGAGGATGGAGAGGTACTTTGATTGGAAACTGCGCAGGAGGTTTAATTATGAGCATGACAATCCAAAAATCTTTGCCAGAACCATGCGAGAAGGAGAACCCAATGATGATGAGAGAGCCCCTTCAAGGATATTTCCCATAACTACTCGTGGAGAAGAATCCAGTGATGATGGTGAAGAGCTTCCGGATGTTGCcagtgatgaagatgataatgaggAAGATAGTGATGAGAGTACCTCTTCAGGAGATGGTGGCACTTCTTCTGATTCATCAGGCAGCAGTTACAGTGCACAATATGAAGAGGATGAAGGCTGGAGTTACGATGAAGAGGACTTTTAG